ATGGAGCCGACCGGCGTCGGCGCGCGCAACCTGTGCGAATGCCTGAGCCTGCAGCTGCGGGCGCTGCCACGCAGCGAGGCGCAGATCATCGCGCTGATGATCTGCAAGGGCAGCCTGGACGCGCTGGCCCGCCGCGACATCAAGAAGCTGATGGCCGCCACCGGCGCCGACGAGGAGCTGATCAAGCAGGCCCAGTCGCTGATCGTGGCGCTGGAGCCCAAGCCGGGCCGCCCCTTCGTGCGGGCCGAGGCCAACATCGTCGTGCCCGACGTGATCGTGCAGAAGTCCGGCCGCAACTGGAAGGTGGTGCTCAACCCGGACGTGATGCCCAAGCTGCGCATCAACGACCTCTACGCGCAGGCCATCAAGCAGCACCGCTCCGGCGACAGCCAGGGCCTGAGTGCCCGGCTGCAAGAGGCACGCTGGTTCATGAAGAACATCCAGCAGCGCTTCGAGACCATCCAGCGCGTCTCGCAGGCCATCGTCGAGCGGCAGAAGAACTTCTTCACCCATGGCGAGATCGCGATGAAGCCGCTGGTGCTGCGCGAGATTGCCGACGAGCTGGGCCTGCACGAGTCCACCATCTCGCGCGTGACCACCGCCAAGTACATGGCCACGCCCTTCGGCACCTTCGAGCTGAAGTACTTCTTCGGTTCCTCGCTCAACACCGACGCCGGCGGCAATGCCTCCAGCACCGCGGTGCGGGCGCTGATCAAGCAACTGGTGGCCGCCGAGGACGCGCGCAAGCCGCTGTCGGACAGCCAGCTCAGCCAGATGCTGGAGGAGCAGGGCATCCAGGTGGCCCGCCGCACCGTCGCCAAATACCGTGAGGCGCTCAAGATCGCCCCGGCCAACCTGCGCAAGAGCCTGTGAAACCCTTTGACCTGTTCCTGCCCTGCGCCGGTGGCGTGGAGGAGCTGCTGGCCGAGGAGGCCATGGCCATCCTCGGTCCCGAGACCTCCGGCACGCTGGAGCGCGGCGGCATCGCGCTGCGCGGCGACGCCGCGGCGGTGATGGCGCTCAACCTGGAGAGCCGGCTGGCGCAGCGGGTGCTGGTGCGTGTCGCGCACGGCCCCTACCGGCTGGAAGACGACCTCTACGCACTGGCCCGCCAGGTGCCGTGGCAGGCCTGGCTGACGCCGCAGCAGACCTTCAAGATCGACGTGACCGCCCAGCGCTCGCCGCTGCGCAGCCTGAACTTCGCCGCGCTGCGCATCAAGGATGCGCTGTGCGACGTGATGCGCGAGGAAAGCGGCGACCGCCCCAGCGTCGACACCCAGCGGCCGCAGCTGCGGGTGATGCTGCACCTGACCGAGACGCATGCCACCCTCTATGCGGACACGTCCGGCGAGCCCCTCTTCAAGCGCGGCTGGCGCGAGGACAAGGGCGAGGCCCCGCTGAAGGAGACGCTCGGCGCCGCGATGCTGGCTGCCGCCGGCTGGAAGGGCCGGCCCGAGCAGGGCGGCGCGCTGCTCGACCCGTGTTGTGGCTCGGGCACCATCGCGATCGAGGCGGCCCAGATCGCCTGCGGCATCGCTGCCGGGTCCAGGCGCCGCTTTGCCTTCGAGGGGTTGCCGCCCTTCTCGGGGCCGCAGGCGCGGGCCCAGTGGCAGGCGCTGAAGCAGCAGGCCCAGCAGCGCGTGCATGCGCCGGCGGTGCCGGTCTTCGCGAGCGACGTGGCGTTCCGCATGGTCGACTTCGCGCGCCGCAATGCCCAGCGCGCCGGCGTCGCGCACGCCATCGAGTTCCACGGCGGCGACGCCCTGGAGCGGCCGGCGCCGCGCCTGCCCGACGGCCTGGCACGCACGCTGATGGTCAACCCGCCTTACGGCGAGCGCATCGACGCGCGCGGCAGCGTCGGCCGCAGCCGCGCCGAGACCGATGCGCCGGATGACTTCTTCCCCCGCCTTGCCGCGCACTGGAAGCGCCACTTCACCGGCTGGACGGCCTGGATGTTGAGCCCCGACATGAAGTTGCCGTCGCGCATGCGGCTGAAGGAAACCCGGCGCGTGCCGCTGTGGAACGGCCCGATCGAATGCCGGCTGTTCCGCTTCGACATGGTCGCCGGCCGCGTGCGCGAAGACCGGGCGGAGCCGCCCGACGGCGATTGAGCGCGCTGCGGCGGCGGCCTCAGCCGCCCAGGTAGTCGGCGACGATGGCCGCGCTGTAGCGGCTGGCCACTTCGCGGATGAAGGCCGGAAAATCGACGTGGGCGGTGTCGTCGGCGCGGTCCGAGATGGTCCGCAGCACGGCAAACGGCAAGCCGAAGTCGTGGCAGACCTGGGCCACCGCGGCGCCTTCCATCTCCACCGCCAGGGCCTGCGGCAGCGCTGCGCGCAGCGCCTCGCTCTCGGCGGTGCCGCTGACGAAGCGGTCGCCACTGATCACCAGTCCGCGGTGCAAGGCGCGGCCCTGCAGGCCGAACGCCGCCACCGCGTCGGCGCCCAGCCGGGCCGGCGCCTCGGCCAGCACCCGCTGGCTGGCGCGTGCCAGGCCGTCGTTCATGGCAGCGTCAGCCTCGAAGCGGCTGCGGCCGTAAAGCGGCACCTCGTGGCGAGGAAACAGCGGTGAGGCGTCCATGTCATGCTGCAGCAGGTGCTCGGCCAGCACCACGTCACCGACCTTCACCCCGGCGCCCAGGCCGCCAGCCACACCGGTGAACAGCAGCCGCTCCACATCGAAATGCGTGGCGAGCAGGGTGGCCGTGGTGGCCGCCGCCACCTTGCCGATGCGCGAGAGCACCACCACCACGTCCCGGCCGTGCAGGTGGCCGAGCCAGAACTCGCGTCCTCCCAGCGGCCGGCGCTGCTCGTCGGGCATCAACGCCAGCAAGGCGCTCAATTCCTCGTGCATGGCGGCCATGATGGCAATGCGGGGCATGGCAGGGGCATCCTTGGCTCGGCCCATGGACAGGCCGGTGCTGGGCACCGGCTGGGGTGTCAGCGCAGCGGCACGGGGCCTCAGCGCGTGCGCAATTCTCGCCGCAGGATCTTGCCTACTGGCGACTTCGGGAGCTCCTTGCGGAACTCGATGATGCGCGGGCGCTTGTAGCCGGTGAGGTTCTGCTCGCAGAAGGCCCGCACGTCGGCCTCGCTCAGCCCCGGCTGCTTGCTCACGACGACCAGCTTCACCGCCTCGCCGGAGCGTTCGTCGGGCACGCCGACGGCGGCACATTCGAGCACGCCTTCCATGCGGGTCACGACGTCCTCGACCTCGTTCGGGTAGACGTTGAAGCCCGACACCAGGATCATGTCCTTCTTGCGGTCCACGATGCGGAAGTAGCCGCGCTCATCCACCGTGCCGATGTCGCCGGTGCGGAAGAAGCCGTCGGGCGTCATCACCTTGGCAGTCTCGTCCGGCCGCTGCCAGTAGCCGGCCATGACCTGCGGGCCACGGATGCAGATCTCGCCCGGCTCGCCCGGCGGCACTTCTCGGCCGGCGTCGTCCAGCAGGCGGAACTCGGTGGACGGCAGGGGCAGGCCGATGGTGCCGGTGTAGGCGCTGCTGTCGGTCGGGTTGCAGCTGGCGGTCGGCGAGGTCTCGCTCAGGCCGTAGCCTTCGCAGATCGGGCAGCCGGTCTTCTCCAGCCACAGCTTCGCGGTGGCCTGCTGCACCGCCATGCCGCCGCCCACGCTGAGCGTGAGGCCGCTCCAGTCCACCTTGTCGAAGTCAGCGTGATGGGCCAGCGCACTGAACAAGGTATTGACCGCGGGGAAGCTGTGGAACTTCTGCCGCGACAGGTCCTTCAGCACCGACGCCAGGTCGCGCGGGTTGGGGATCAGCACGTTGCAGCCGCCGATGCGCATGCTGAGCATCATGTTCACCGTGAAGGCGAAGATGTGATAAAGCGGCAGCGCGCAGATCGTCACGGTCTGCTCGCCAGGCGGCACCTTGCGCATGGCCGGGCCGTTCCAGGCTTCGGACTGCAGCACGTTGGCGATGACGTTGCGGTGCAGCAGCACCGCCCCCTTGCTCACCCCGGTGGTGCCGCCCGTGTACTGCAGCACCGCGATGTCCTCGCGGCCGATCTCGGGCTTCCTGAACGGCGTCTTGCGGCCGGCGGCAATGGCGTCATTGAAGCGCACCGCGCCGGGCAGCTGGAAGGCCGGCACCAGCTTCTTCACCTTGCGCACCACGTAGTTGACGATCATGCCCTTGGGGAAGCCGAGCAGGTCGCCCATGGCGGCCAGCACCACCTGGCGGGTCGGCGTCTGGCCCTGGCATTCCTGCAGCGTCTTGGCGAAGTTCTCGATGATGACGATGGCCTTCGCGCCGGAGTCCCTCAGCTGGTGCTCCAGTTCCCGCGGCGTGTACAGCGGGTTGACATTGACCACCACCATGCCGGCGCGCAGGATGCCGGCCACCGCGATCGGGTACTGCGGCATGTTGGGCATCATGATGGCGACCCGGTCGCCCTTCACCAGGCCAGAGGCTTGCAGGTAGGCCGCAAAGGCCCGCGACAGGTCGTCCACCTCTCCGAAGCTCACCGTCCTGCCCAGGAACTTGTAGGCGGCACGGTCGCGGTATTTCTGGAAGCTCTCCTCCAGCAGGCCGACCAGCGAGCTGTACTGGTCGGGATCGATCTCGTGCGGAACACCTTCAGGGTAGTGCTCCAGCCAAACCTTGTTCATTCAGTTACTCCGCTTAGACGCGAGATTCTGACTGATGGCTGACAAGACGCGCATCAGGTGTTTCGATAAAGGACAACAAACCCGAGGAAACCCGCGAATATCCCACCGCCGGCCCGCGCTGAAGCGCCCATCGGGTCGCGCGTTGGCGGCCAGAAGGACGGCCAACTGTGAGTTTTTGTGAACTGAACTTCGGGCCGCGACGCCGAGGCGCCTACACCGTCGGCCGCTCGCCCCGGTGCCGCGGGCGGCCTGTCCGGAGAGCCCCGGCAGGGCTTCCGACAAGCGTCAGCCTTTACCTACACGAGCACCGTTGCAGATGTCGCAGCAGGAAAACCCTGCATCGTCCGGCCGCGGGCAGCATGGGCTTTCAG
This genomic stretch from Eleftheria terrae harbors:
- a CDS encoding RNA polymerase factor sigma-54, whose translation is MKPSLQVRLSQHLALTPQLQQSIRLLQLSTLELHQEVEQMLEQNPFLEPDDDYAGESAQASSLPERPVTREQSQTADAEHNEGGDAPDAAASVDSVEFGATERDDWENGTERDDFDGIRETPSNRNGAADEDDVDPIDRASPGISLQDHLRQQLLGMRLDPTDAAAVMVLIESLDEDGYLADSLDAIVAELVPEDDPEAREELLDRLQCALRWLQHMEPTGVGARNLCECLSLQLRALPRSEAQIIALMICKGSLDALARRDIKKLMAATGADEELIKQAQSLIVALEPKPGRPFVRAEANIVVPDVIVQKSGRNWKVVLNPDVMPKLRINDLYAQAIKQHRSGDSQGLSARLQEARWFMKNIQQRFETIQRVSQAIVERQKNFFTHGEIAMKPLVLREIADELGLHESTISRVTTAKYMATPFGTFELKYFFGSSLNTDAGGNASSTAVRALIKQLVAAEDARKPLSDSQLSQMLEEQGIQVARRTVAKYREALKIAPANLRKSL
- a CDS encoding long-chain-fatty-acid--CoA ligase produces the protein MNKVWLEHYPEGVPHEIDPDQYSSLVGLLEESFQKYRDRAAYKFLGRTVSFGEVDDLSRAFAAYLQASGLVKGDRVAIMMPNMPQYPIAVAGILRAGMVVVNVNPLYTPRELEHQLRDSGAKAIVIIENFAKTLQECQGQTPTRQVVLAAMGDLLGFPKGMIVNYVVRKVKKLVPAFQLPGAVRFNDAIAAGRKTPFRKPEIGREDIAVLQYTGGTTGVSKGAVLLHRNVIANVLQSEAWNGPAMRKVPPGEQTVTICALPLYHIFAFTVNMMLSMRIGGCNVLIPNPRDLASVLKDLSRQKFHSFPAVNTLFSALAHHADFDKVDWSGLTLSVGGGMAVQQATAKLWLEKTGCPICEGYGLSETSPTASCNPTDSSAYTGTIGLPLPSTEFRLLDDAGREVPPGEPGEICIRGPQVMAGYWQRPDETAKVMTPDGFFRTGDIGTVDERGYFRIVDRKKDMILVSGFNVYPNEVEDVVTRMEGVLECAAVGVPDERSGEAVKLVVVSKQPGLSEADVRAFCEQNLTGYKRPRIIEFRKELPKSPVGKILRRELRTR
- a CDS encoding THUMP domain-containing class I SAM-dependent RNA methyltransferase yields the protein MKPFDLFLPCAGGVEELLAEEAMAILGPETSGTLERGGIALRGDAAAVMALNLESRLAQRVLVRVAHGPYRLEDDLYALARQVPWQAWLTPQQTFKIDVTAQRSPLRSLNFAALRIKDALCDVMREESGDRPSVDTQRPQLRVMLHLTETHATLYADTSGEPLFKRGWREDKGEAPLKETLGAAMLAAAGWKGRPEQGGALLDPCCGSGTIAIEAAQIACGIAAGSRRRFAFEGLPPFSGPQARAQWQALKQQAQQRVHAPAVPVFASDVAFRMVDFARRNAQRAGVAHAIEFHGGDALERPAPRLPDGLARTLMVNPPYGERIDARGSVGRSRAETDAPDDFFPRLAAHWKRHFTGWTAWMLSPDMKLPSRMRLKETRRVPLWNGPIECRLFRFDMVAGRVREDRAEPPDGD
- a CDS encoding 5'-methylthioadenosine/adenosylhomocysteine nucleosidase, whose translation is MPRIAIMAAMHEELSALLALMPDEQRRPLGGREFWLGHLHGRDVVVVLSRIGKVAAATTATLLATHFDVERLLFTGVAGGLGAGVKVGDVVLAEHLLQHDMDASPLFPRHEVPLYGRSRFEADAAMNDGLARASQRVLAEAPARLGADAVAAFGLQGRALHRGLVISGDRFVSGTAESEALRAALPQALAVEMEGAAVAQVCHDFGLPFAVLRTISDRADDTAHVDFPAFIREVASRYSAAIVADYLGG